AGCCCACTGCATTGATAACGGCCCCATGGAGGGCTTCTGGGGAATACTGAAGCGCGAGATGTACTATGGCCGGAAATTCACCAGTAGAATGGAATTTATACATGCAATCCGCAGCTATATCCACTACTACAACTTTGACCGATTACAACGAAAGCTGGGCGTTATGACACCTTATGAATACCACGAACACTACAGCGCTGCATAAGAAAAACAGCTCATCCAAACGGATGAGCTGTAAAGGAACTCTTTATATTGTTTGATTGTCCTATTGACGGGGAGCACACCAAAGTGCGGTCCTTTATTGATTAGCTCTTTTAATACATCGGTTATTTAACTTTTTGCTTCGTATTCCTCCGGTGCGCCCTCAGGGCACTCCGGTTCTCTTGTTCATTCCTTCTTTTCGGTTCACCTTAACAAGGGCAGGCTGCCGGTCAGTTTGTTCACCTTTTTCTTGGGGCCATACATGCAGACGCCCAAGTAAAACAGCTCTTCCGCCGATAACTGGGACAAACTCCGCATATATTGGTCATAATTGAGACAGCGTTGCGCCGCTTCGCTAAAATCAATTGCCGCTACTTCTGCAAAAGCCGGTTCAAACATAGTTTCGCGAATTTCTTTTACCTGCTCCCGGCTTGCACTCAGGATGGGAATGGTTTGCGCCGTAATGCCCAAATGCAAGTTTCCATCAGCATCGACAATGTCGCCGCCGACAATATCCTCCTGGTAGATTTTGCTGAGGCTGATACCCAGCACCGCCGCTGTATTGGCCACTAGGCCCAGGGGCAAATCTCGATTGATTACCATGACAAGTTTCACGTTATCGCTCCTCTTTTTTCTTTTATCCTAACGTGAAATCACCGCCTTGTATTGTAAAATATTGAGATCAAATGCCTTTTTGGTATTTTTCCGGCGTAATACCGGTATAGCTTTTAAAGGCTTTACTGAAATGACTCTGATCGTAAAATCCCGCCTCCTGAGCCACCTCCGCCGGTTCTTTGCGGTTACCCAATTCTCGTTTGGCAAAATTAATGCGCAGCACCATCTGATACATGTGCGGCGGGATCTTGAAAGCTTCTTTAAATAGCCGCAGCAAGTGAAACTTATTCAAGCCTGAAACCGCCCCCAGCTCTTCCAAGGTAACCTTTGCCGCAAAATGGCTTTGTAAATACTCTTTGGCTTGCTTCAAGCGCGGCCGTTCCTCGCCAGACCGTTCCAGCCAGATTTTTTTATCGCCTTGCTGGAATTCGTCAAATAAATCGATCAGCACTGCTTCTTTGGCCAGCGGCGTCTCCGTCCCCTGCAATCGCTGCAGCCGCCGTTCCAAACGTTGCACCGCTCTAGACGAAACCGGCTTCAATAGCGGCTGCGTCCATATAGTTCCTGGCCGTTCCGCCGCCAGCGCTTGTACCCAAGCTGCCGCTACAAACAACATGCGATAATTCCATGTTCCCGACTCCACAGGCTTACAAGCGTGCATGCACCCCGTAGGCAATAACAGCATCGTCTGCGGCGCAATAGTCTCATGACCGCCTTCACACCAAAAAGAACTTCCCCCGGCAACGACAAGGCCTAGCGAATATTCCTCATGGGCGTGCTTTTTGTAAGCAATACCGTATTCCTGGCACAACTTCAGCTCAAAAAAAGGCAGCGCCTCATCCCGATAGAATCCAATACCTGTCATGCTTTACGCCTCTTTCCGCAGCCTGCTCTTCCTTACACTAAGTCTTATTTACGTAAAATTCGGCAAATGTTGTCTCCCAACGCCAAATTCAGTACTTCCCGGCTAGGCGCTACCTGTTCTAGGATATGCCGTGCCACGGCCGGCGTAGAATAAGGGGCATCCGAAGCAAACAGCACGCGTTCTGGCAGTTCCCTCATAGCATACATCGGCGCCATTGTAGTGTATGATGCCGATAAATCCAGATATACCTGCGGCATATTCTTGACCGCTTGCAGTATTTCCAGCCAATTCAGCCCGCCTAAATGCCCCACAATCAAGGGAACTTCCGGAAATCCCGTCGCCATTGTCAGCAGCGTTTTGATGTCCTGGGCCTGCAAAGGAAAAAAAGCATGCACCCATAACGGCAAGCCGCCCGCTTCGCGGGAAGCTTGAAAAACCGGCTCCAACAACGCAACTTGCCCAGTTCCAGGCGTCAATTCCCCAATCCCGCAAAAACCGCGCCTGACAATCTGCGACTCCACCCACTCAAAACTCTCTCGCGCCCCCAGCCCCAAAGGCATGGAACCGAAGCCCCAATACCGATTGGGGTGGATCTTTACCACTTCTTCCAAGGCAAGCAACGATTGCTTCCTAGCTTCTTGTGAATCGCCTTGCCCCTCCAGCATCTGATAAAGAGTCTTTAGTTCCGCCTCCAGTTCTCTCAACGTCTCCGCCTTCTCCGGGTGCACCCGCGAAGTAAATAATACGGTCCGGTCTACGCCGGCCTCAAGCATCAGTTCATGCTGCCGCTCTTGGGGAAGCATGAGATGTGCGTGACTGTCAACAACCACTGCTACCACTCCTTATGCTTACCGAGCGCCAGCGAAGTTTTCGAACTGGCTGAGCCGCTCCTGCAAGCGAGAGCGCAGAGTTTGCAAGGTCTGTATCTGCCGCTCAATTTCAACCAATTTTCCCTGATACAGCTGGTAAGCTTCTTTACATAGAGGGCGGTTCGTTGCGGCTTCTTGGGGACATTCCAGCACCATCGCAATTTCTTCCGTAGAAAGTCCTAATCCCAGATACAGCTGAATCGTCTTCACTTTGCCGACATCTAACTCCGTATAATCTCGATAGCCATTTTCTAAGCGTTGCGGCGCCAGCAATCTCTTGCCCTCGTAATGACGCAAAGAGCGTATGCTTGCGCCAGTTCTGCGCGACAGTTCTCGAATTAACACAGAAGTCACGTCCCTTCCCTCAATAAAAGCTTACACCCTGACACTAGCGTGATAGTCAAGAAGGATTTTTCAGCACATGCAAAAGAGCTGCGGAAAACTTTTTATAAGTTTTCCGCAGCTTTTATCGTTTAATCTTGCGACATAGGAAGGGAACGATGGGCCAGCCCCACCGCAACCTCATTAAGATGCAGCACCCCGACGCCCAAATAGACAGCCACGCACACATGCTCCCCATAGCGGGCTACGCCGATTTTGCCGCCTACATTGAGTCCTACGGCCTTAGGCGTAATCTGCTCCAGCGCCGCATGCGTCGCCCCAGCTACCGCGCCTTCCCCCACATGACTGGCTTCAATCAAGCCCTGTCGCTGCGCCGCCACTACGGCGCGTTCGATCATCTTTTTTACGGAACTCAAGTACTCGCCGCCAAAATCGACGGCTACAGCCAGAATACCACGGTTTTGCAGCCGCTGCCGCATAGCCTGCTCTTCCTGCCGATCCGTACTAATAGCCATAGCTAAAGCAGCTCGGCCAACATCAAGACTGGTAAGTTCCATTCGATTCTTCCTCCTGCAGGACCACCGTCCGAATCGGCTGCTTGTCCACTATAGCCACAATAAAGAAGGTTACGAGGCAAACCAGCCACTCCATGTATATGGGATGCGCAAAAATCTGTACGGCAGGAAAGGCCTGCCAGACAAACAACGTCACAATGCCTGCCAAGGTCGTATAAAACGCCGAATTTTTCCGGCATAAGCCGGGAGCGAACATGGTGAAGAGAAAGATCAGCGTAAACGCCGTGGTCAGACTGAGGCCAATCAGCATCGTTTTAACGATGCCCACGGCATTAAAAGCAAACCAGAGGGTAACCGCCCCCAAGCCCAAAATAGCATAGCGATTTAAAAGGGTATATTTCTTATCGCTTACATTCGGATTGATAAAGCGTTTATAGATATCCTGAGAGAACAGCGTTCCCGCCGCCAGCAGAATATGACAAGCTGTTGCTACATCCGCAGCCCAAAGGGCCGCCAAAGTCAAGCCGGAAACCACTGGATCCAAGCTCATAATCATATAAGGCAGAGCCAAGGTCGCCTTCATTTCCGGATGCGCCGCCCGGGCGGCCACGCCCATGATCGCACAGGCAAAACCTATGGGGAACATTAGCAAAGCGCCCCAAAGAAAGCCCTTTTTCGCCGCTGCGCCGTCTTTGGCCGCACAGGCCACCTGCACCGGTCCTTGAGCGGTAATGGCCTGCGTCATCATCACCACGAACCAGCCAATCACCGTAGCCAAACCCAAACCGCCTACAGGACCGAACCAATCAACTCCCGGCGGCAGCGAAGCCGCAATAGCGCCAATGCCACCTTGATTATTAACAATGGTAATCGTACTGATTAAGACGCCGATATAAATCAGAGAAACACTGAGAATGTTGGACAAACCAGACGACCACAGCCCGCCCAGAATGGTCGTCCCGATAAAGACCGCCGCACTGGTAACCATGCCGCCTTGAAAGGAAAAAATATCCGGCAGCAGCGAAGACAAAATCGCGCCGCCCGCCAAATACTGCAGCGAAGTAATTACCAATTGAATGGTCAACATGCCCAACACCGCGATAACCCGGCCTTTTTTATCGTAATACCGCTCAAACAGTTCGGGAACCGTAGTGCAGTGAAGTTCCCGATATTTTTTAGCCGCTACAAACGCCATCATCACAGCGCCGGCCGCCCAGGCGCCATTGTACCAGCCAGCGGCAATGCCCGATTGGAACGCATTCTCCGCCACGCCGATGGTCGCCGCCGCGCCAATGGCCGTACCTGCAATATTCGCCGCCACCAAAGGCGTCGTCAGCTTGCGTCCGGCAAACAAAAAGCCGCTGCTGTTGCCAGCCCGCCGCTTTACGTAAATACTAATAGCAAATAAAACACAAATATACAGTACTATGATCCAAAATTGAATTGTCATCCTACCCATCCTACCTTTCTACACGTTCAACTACTTACTATTCTTGCTGAAGTTTCTCCGCAAGTTCCCTTAGTGAACTTGCCAGAACCTTCCCTACCGACGCTGCCGCACAGCGTCACTACACTACTCAATTATGATAGCAGTGCCGGGTTTGCTCTGTCAACCGCCAAACCCGGCACGAACACGACTTTACCTAGCTACTCCTGCTGTCCGGACAGCTTAGCGACTACGGCATCGCCCACTTCCTGGGTTTTGCCGCTGCCGCCCAAGTCCGGCGTTAAGCAAGCCTTCTCCTGGAGCACATTCTCAATCGCCTGCAGCACGCGCCGCCCCCACTTTTCATGACCAAAAAAGTCCAGCATCTGGCTGACAGACCAAATGGACGCCAGAGGATTGGCAATGCTGCGGCCGGCAATATCCGGCGCAGAGCCGTGAATAGGCTCGAACATAGACGGATAAGTCCGCTCCGGATTTAGATTGGCTCCTGCCGCCAGGCCCATGCCGCCGGTAATGGCAGCGCCCAGATCGGTCAAAATATCGCCGAACAAATTGGACGTCACAACGATCTGAAAACGGCCCGGGTCTTTGACAAAAAACATGCTGGCCGCATCAACCAAGTACGAATAGGTTTTTACCTCCGGATACTCTTTGCCCACTTCCGCGAAAACCTGATCCCAAAAAACCATGGAATAATTCAAGGCGTTGCCCTTACTGATACTGGTAAGGGTCTTGCCGGTCTTGCGAGCCAATTCATAAGCATAGCGAATCACGCGTTCCGTTCCTTTGCGTGAGAACACGCCGGTCTGCAGCACCACTTCCTCTGGTTTGCCCTTGAACAACCAGTCGCCAGCGCCAGCGTATTCGCCCTCGCTGTTTTCACGCACCACCAGCATATCGATTTCGCCAGCCTTGACCCCGGCCAGCGGACACGGCGCTCCTTGCAAAAGCTGTATGGGGCGCAAATTAATATACTGGTCAAAGCCCTTGCGAATTTTGAGCAGCAGATCCCAAAGCGAAATATGATCAGGAACGCCAGGAAAGCCCACAGCGCCAAGATAAATAGCGTCAAAACTTTTTAAGCGTTCCATCCCGTCTTCATCCATCATTTTTCCGTGCTTCAAGTAATATTCACAGCCCCAGGGGAAGGTTTCAAATTCAAAAGAAAAGGTCCCGTCCATCGCCGCCACGGCTTGGAGCACCTTAATTCCTTCCGCCAAAACCTCCGGTCCGACGCCATCTCCGGGAATCACCGCAATCTTATAAGTTGTCATACTGCTCACTCCTTCTTTACTTCCGGCGCAACTGTTATCTTAAACCGTGTTACAAGCCAAATAAATGTGCAACAAGTCCGGGCAGTTGCTTAAACGACTGCACCTCAAAACTACCGCACATTTCACTGCCATCACAGCCCCGTTTGAACTGTATCGTCTTCATACCCGCCCGCATAGCCGGAATAAGATTTTTCTGGCGGTCATCAATAAAAATGCTGTTTTCCGGTCGGCACTGCAGACGCCGCAATAGTAAATCATAAATAGCCTGATCCGGCTTACGCAGACCTACGTCTCCGCTGATGACGATTTCCTCAAAATATGGGTCTAAATCAAATTTTCTGCGTAAATAAGCCGACCATTCGCTGACATCGTTGGATAACAACGCCAAATGGTATTGCTGCTGCAGTTTCTGCGCCACCATCAAAAAATCCTCATCCAACGTCAACTGTTTTTCCAAATAGTCTTGCTCAATCTGCGGATAGTAATTTCCCAAACCTAATGTTTTCCAAAAATCACAAGAAGATATTTTCCCCAAGCTGGCTTCCAAATAGACCTGGTTAATTTCATTGCTACTAAGTGACGGGGCAAATTTCTGGATATATGGAACCAGCAACTCATTGGTATCGTCTCCAACAGTAAAGATGACTCCCATGACGTCAAAAACAAGCCATTCTCTCATTGCTTCCGCCTCCTTAGCTTATTCTATTACTCTTGCAGATGGAAAATTCCTTCCTATGCCGCCGAGAAAACTCTGCGAAAGTCAGAGAACGAAGATCGAATAAACGTCGCGCGGAAATCTTATCTCAAATATAGTTATGCCACCGTTTATACCATATAGTCTCTTCAAAACCCCTTTCGCGACTTTCGTGTGTTTCGCGGTTCGTTTTACAAATCCTAGTATATAAAAAAAGAAAACTGCCTCCCGAATTTTCGGGAGGCAGTTTGAACCCTACTCTATTTGCGCCAAGTAAGCTTGCGCGTCAATTTTACAACGACTACATAAAGCACGGGGATCAAGAATACCCCTAGCATGGTCGCCGCCAGCATGCCGCCGACAACGGCCGTACCCATGGCGTTTCTGGCGCCAGCGCCAGCTCCGGTTGCAATCATCAACGGTACGCAACCCAAGATGAACGCCAGCGACGTCATCAAGATTGGCCGCAAGCGCAGTTTCGCCGCTTCAATCGCCGCTTCTACCGGATCAACGCCCTTATCCACGCGCACCTTAGCAAATTCGACAATCAAAATCGCATTCTTAGCCGCCAAGCCAATCAGCATGACTAAACCGATCTGCATATAGATACTATTTTCCAGGCTGCGCGCCCACTGGAACAAGCCCGATCCAAAAATCGCCGTAGGCACCGAAAGCAGTACCGCAAAAGGAACGCTCCAGCTTTCGTACAACGCCGCCAAACACAGGAAGGCAAACAGGATGGCCGCTCCAAAGACATAGACAGCGCGTCCGCCGGACAGTTTTTCGTCGCGGCTTTGGTCCGCCCATTCATAACTGTACGTATTGGGCAAGGTCGCCGTAGCCACTTCCTCCAGCGCTGTCATTGCTTGACCGCTGCTGTAACCCGGCGCAGGACTAGCGCCAATTTGAATGGCCCGGTTGCCATTAAAACGCTTAATCGCCGTGGGACCGCTGATAGGCACCGGTTTGACCAAGGTAGCCAACGGCACCATAGCGTTCGTATTGCTACGCACAAAGAAATATCGAATATCATTGGCATCAGAACGATACTGCGGTTCCGCCTGCATAACTACTTTCCAAGTACGACCAAAACGAGTAAAGTCATTAACCTGCAAGCCGCCTAAGAAAGCTTGCAGCGTATTGAATACATCGTCTACCTTGACGCCCAGTTTCTCCGCTTTTTCCCGGTCGACTTCATAACGGAATGCCGGCGTATCGCTACGGAATGTAGAATATACGCCCGTCAATTCTGGACGTTTACGCGCCTCGCCAAGGAACTTTTTCGAAACATCCGCCATTTCCTCTACATTGCCGCCGCCACGATCCTGCAGCATAAAGGTCATGGCGCCAGTAGAACCGCCGCCCGGCAATGCCGGTGCATTGAACGCCATAACCGTCGCCTCTGGAATACGTGCGGTTTTCATGTACACCTGTCGAATGATGTTATCTACATATAATTCTTTACCAGGACGATCACCCCAGGTATCCAACGCTACAACCAACAAGCCAGCGTTCGGTTTCAAGGCTCCCGCCAAGATATCGTAACCGGTAATCACCAAAGTATCTCTTACGCCGGGGATTCCTTTTACAACATCCGCCACTTGGTTACCAACCTGCCGGGTTCGATTCATTGAAGCCGCTTCCGGCAAGCTTATAGTTGCTAGGAAATATCCCTGATCTTCATTCGGCACAAAAGTCGTCGGCAACATTTTAAAGAAAGTTACCGCCAAAACGACGATGACTAACAACCCTGCCAGACAAAGCTTGCTGCCTCGAATAAATTTACGTACCGTTTTCCCATAACGCCCAGTCATAGCGTCAAACTTTTCGTTGAACGCCTCAAAAAACCGCCCTAAACGCCCTTCGTGAGCATTGGGATCATGTGGCTTAAGGAGAAGCGAACACAAGGCTGGCGTCAACGTCAAAGCCACTAACGCCGAAAGCCCCATAGAAACCGCAATGGTCAAAGCAAACTGCTTATACAGTACGCCCGCCGTTCCTCCAAAGAAAGCAACCGGTATAAATACCGAAGCCAGCACAAAAGCAATAGCCACAACCGGACCTGATACCTCTTCCATCGCTCGATAGGCTGCGTCTTTCGGCGTCATACCGTTATAGCGCATATGATGCTCTACTGATTCCACCACAACGATGGCATCGTCAACAACCAGGCCAATCGCCAGTACCATAGCAAACATCGTTAGCGTATTAATATTAAAGCCAAGAAGAATAAACGCACCGAAGGTACCAATCAAGGATACCGGCACTGCCAACATCGGAATGAGAGTAGCTCGCCAGCTTTGCAAAAAGATAAACACGATCAGCAAAACAAGCAGCAATGCTTCTACAAAGGTCTTAACTACTTCGATCATTGATTCATCGATAAAACGAGTATTATCCGAAACGATATGATATTCCAAATCGGTCGGGAAGCGTTTGGAGTTGGTCTCCAAAACTTTCTTAACTTCAGTAACTGTATCCAGCGCATTCGCATCCGGAGTTAATTGAATCGCCAAGGTCACTGAATCCCGCTGATTCAAATCACTAGTAAAGTGATAATCTTTCGCCGCCAGCTCCACGCGAGCCACATCACTGACTCGCACAAAGGAGCCGTCTGGCTTAGCTCGGACAATAATATTAGAGAACTGGCTTTCTTCTTGTAATTGTCCCTGTACTCTTGCTGAATACTGGAATTCCTGCCCTTTCGGCGAAGGAAGCTGGCCAATCGTACCGGCTGGCGCCTGCACGTTTTGCTCCTTAATAGCATCGCCCACATCGTCAGCGGTAATGCCAAGGCGGGCCATCTTATCCGGCTGCAGCCAAACGCGCATGCCAAATTCAGGACCGTATTCATTAACATTGCCCACGCCTTTGACGCGTTTCAGGTCATCCACCAAGTAAATATTCGCGTAGTTTTTCAAAAACAAGGAATCATAAGTATTTTTGGGCGACCATAAGGACAGCCACATAACGGTGTCCGGCGATTGCTTTTGCACCGTAATACCAGAACTCTGCACCGCCGCAGGAATCTTGGCGTTTGCCTGAGATACCCTGTTTTGCACCTGAACTGTAGCCATGTCGGGGTTAACACCCAACTCAAATTTTACATTTAAAGAATATTGGCCGTTATCATCGCTGGTCGACCGCATGTCAACCATGTTTTCTACGCCATTGACCTGCTGCTCAATGGCTTGACCCACAGCCTGTTCCACTACTTCCGCATTCGCGCCGACATAACTGGCGCTAACATTAACGACTGGCGCCGTGATCTGCGGATACTGCGCGATCGGCAGCTGTGTAATGGAAACAAGTCCGGCAATCGTAATGAAAATCGATAGAACGATAGCAAATACCGGCCTATCAATAAAGAACTTGGCCATCAAGCCACCTCCTTATTTCTGATTCGCGTCAGCCAAGTCCGCTAGAGTAATGGTTTGCACGTCCACCGGCGTACCTGGTTGTGCTTTTTGGAATCCTTCAACAACCACGATGTCCTGCTCGGTCAAGCCTTCATCTACCATCCAAAGTTTCTGTCCGATACGCGCCCCCATCTTCACAGGGCGCATTTCTGCTTTACCCTCTGCGTTTACAACAGTCAAGAAGGTTTTCCCTAATATTTCCTGCACAGCCCGTTGCGGCACAAGTAAGGCTCCTGGACGTGTTTCCGCAACCGCAACTACCCGCGCAAACATACCAGGCACCAACATACGATCAGGGTTAGCGAACAAGGCTTTAATGGTTAGCGCTCCGGTATCCGAGCCCAAGGCGCGGTCAATTTGATCCACAGTTCCTTCCAGCGGATACTCGCCTCCATCGCTTAGGATCAGGCGCAGCTTGCGTTCCGTTGTTGCAGCGCCTCCGCCCATGCGGATAAATTTCAAGTAATCGTTTTCACTAACACTAAAGCGAACCCGCACCGGATCGGTAGAGGAAATCGTAGCCAGCACCGTTGAGCCAGCCGTAGCATAGTTGCCGATACTTAAATCCTTCGTATCAATACGTCCGTCGAAAGGGGCCACAATCGTTGTATCGTTCACATCGTTATTGGCTTTTTGCAAAAGAGCCCGCTGCGCATCCACTTGAGCCGCCGCTTGACGTTCTTCCGCTACTGCATTATCCAATACCTGCTGAGCAATCGCCTGTTGTTCAGCCAGTTGCTCGTACCGGGCAACATCACGCCGCGTCCGGCTCAAAGCAGCTTGCGCCTGAGCCAACTGCGCCTGTACATTCAGGGAGTTCGCCTCATACTGTCGCCGATCAATGACAAACAAGGGCTGGCCGCGATATACAGTGGTGCCGCCATCCACTAACTTCTCAATAATATTGCCGCTTACCTGCGCCTTAATCTGTACCTCTTGCTTGGCTTCCACTTCCCCTACGAACTCATAGGAAACCGGCGTATCTTGCTTAATAACCTTCATGGCCTTCACAGCCACAGCCTGCCCTGCTGGCGCCTGCTGCTTGCCGTTGCACCCTGCCAACAGCAAGCCGCTCAATAAAAGAGCCATAGCGCAAGCCAATCTTTTCTTTCCAGTGGAATTACCCCATGGTTTAAATAGCATAGATAAATGCCTCCGTTTCTTTACACTCAATATAGTTATGTAAACACAATATACTATTACTTTTCAGGGATTACATATTAATAAACTACTTATTCTTTACTTGCTAAAAAATACCTTTAAGAAAGCATTGTTTTTTTTGGACCAATTAGTCAGTTTAAGCATTATACAGTATATCTTCTTTTTAGCAAACAAACAATCTATTTTTTATAGAGAATAAAACTTTCATCATTCCCCTTATCCTAGCTTCCAGTTCTTATAATCAGCCAGATTATCGCCAATATTATTTTTTTGAAAATTCAACATTTTTTCGCTATCGCTGTGTTTTTCTGCAGGAAATATTCTCCAAGCAAGGAACTATTTAAATAATCTAGTCATTCCTACTATGCTTATTCGTCGCCTTATGTCCTATACTTACAGCAAACCCATCACAGACAGTTATGATAAATAAAAGCGAGGAGGTAATGAGCATGCTTGAAGGCTTATGGTCAGTTGAATTCGAAGCAGCTACAGGCTATGTCGGAGCAGGAGTCGTGGTCTTTGAAACAAGAAAGGTTTTCGGCGGCAGCGATAATTATTACTATCTCGGTAACTATAACGCTGCGAGAGACGGAAAAATAACAATTGAAACGGAAATCATCCATTACTCTGGAGACAAAACATCCCTCTTCGGAAATCTTGATCGCTATCATGCAATTTGGGAAGGTTATTTATCCGGAGAAACTTCCATTTTCAAAGGACACTTACAGAATGATCCTCTTGTTCAAGTTAATATTAGACTCATCAAACGAGCCGAACTTCCTTAATATGCCTGCTACCCTACTATGTTTTAAAGGAGGAATCGTTGATGGCATGGATTTATTTGGTTATTGCTGGATTGTTCGAGATCGGCTGGCCTCTCGGTTTAAAAATGGCGCAAACCATGGAAGGAAAACAATTTACAGGCATTGCCATCGCAGTAATCGCAATGGGCCTTAGCGGTTTTTTCCTATTTTCGGCGCAAAAGGACATTCCCATGGGCACAGCTTATGCCGTCTGGACCGGCATAGGGGCTGCAGGTACATTTATATTGGGGATTATATTATATAATGATCCCATCGGAATTTTACGGATCGCATCCGTACTTCTAATCATCGCCGGCGTCATCGGTTTGAAATTAGCACATTAAACCTTCGTTTCTTTATGACCGATACTGACACTCTCAAACTAGCGTACACTCGCCAA
This DNA window, taken from Anaeromusa acidaminophila DSM 3853, encodes the following:
- a CDS encoding efflux RND transporter permease subunit, with product MAKFFIDRPVFAIVLSIFITIAGLVSITQLPIAQYPQITAPVVNVSASYVGANAEVVEQAVGQAIEQQVNGVENMVDMRSTSDDNGQYSLNVKFELGVNPDMATVQVQNRVSQANAKIPAAVQSSGITVQKQSPDTVMWLSLWSPKNTYDSLFLKNYANIYLVDDLKRVKGVGNVNEYGPEFGMRVWLQPDKMARLGITADDVGDAIKEQNVQAPAGTIGQLPSPKGQEFQYSARVQGQLQEESQFSNIIVRAKPDGSFVRVSDVARVELAAKDYHFTSDLNQRDSVTLAIQLTPDANALDTVTEVKKVLETNSKRFPTDLEYHIVSDNTRFIDESMIEVVKTFVEALLLVLLIVFIFLQSWRATLIPMLAVPVSLIGTFGAFILLGFNINTLTMFAMVLAIGLVVDDAIVVVESVEHHMRYNGMTPKDAAYRAMEEVSGPVVAIAFVLASVFIPVAFFGGTAGVLYKQFALTIAVSMGLSALVALTLTPALCSLLLKPHDPNAHEGRLGRFFEAFNEKFDAMTGRYGKTVRKFIRGSKLCLAGLLVIVVLAVTFFKMLPTTFVPNEDQGYFLATISLPEAASMNRTRQVGNQVADVVKGIPGVRDTLVITGYDILAGALKPNAGLLVVALDTWGDRPGKELYVDNIIRQVYMKTARIPEATVMAFNAPALPGGGSTGAMTFMLQDRGGGNVEEMADVSKKFLGEARKRPELTGVYSTFRSDTPAFRYEVDREKAEKLGVKVDDVFNTLQAFLGGLQVNDFTRFGRTWKVVMQAEPQYRSDANDIRYFFVRSNTNAMVPLATLVKPVPISGPTAIKRFNGNRAIQIGASPAPGYSSGQAMTALEEVATATLPNTYSYEWADQSRDEKLSGGRAVYVFGAAILFAFLCLAALYESWSVPFAVLLSVPTAIFGSGLFQWARSLENSIYMQIGLVMLIGLAAKNAILIVEFAKVRVDKGVDPVEAAIEAAKLRLRPILMTSLAFILGCVPLMIATGAGAGARNAMGTAVVGGMLAATMLGVFLIPVLYVVVVKLTRKLTWRK
- a CDS encoding efflux RND transporter periplasmic adaptor subunit; this translates as MLFKPWGNSTGKKRLACAMALLLSGLLLAGCNGKQQAPAGQAVAVKAMKVIKQDTPVSYEFVGEVEAKQEVQIKAQVSGNIIEKLVDGGTTVYRGQPLFVIDRRQYEANSLNVQAQLAQAQAALSRTRRDVARYEQLAEQQAIAQQVLDNAVAEERQAAAQVDAQRALLQKANNDVNDTTIVAPFDGRIDTKDLSIGNYATAGSTVLATISSTDPVRVRFSVSENDYLKFIRMGGGAATTERKLRLILSDGGEYPLEGTVDQIDRALGSDTGALTIKALFANPDRMLVPGMFARVVAVAETRPGALLVPQRAVQEILGKTFLTVVNAEGKAEMRPVKMGARIGQKLWMVDEGLTEQDIVVVEGFQKAQPGTPVDVQTITLADLADANQK
- a CDS encoding GrlR family regulatory protein produces the protein MLEGLWSVEFEAATGYVGAGVVVFETRKVFGGSDNYYYLGNYNAARDGKITIETEIIHYSGDKTSLFGNLDRYHAIWEGYLSGETSIFKGHLQNDPLVQVNIRLIKRAELP
- a CDS encoding DMT family transporter, with the protein product MAWIYLVIAGLFEIGWPLGLKMAQTMEGKQFTGIAIAVIAMGLSGFFLFSAQKDIPMGTAYAVWTGIGAAGTFILGIILYNDPIGILRIASVLLIIAGVIGLKLAH